A stretch of the Cyprinus carpio isolate SPL01 chromosome B4, ASM1834038v1, whole genome shotgun sequence genome encodes the following:
- the LOC109062083 gene encoding plexin A3-like isoform X2, with product MRRYFLGILLLLKYCICVDVVNFDGDIKDFVVGNSKLFVLTDHRLHQMRRDLYEEKRKDIINATDNNRVNILVPFDANGTLITCGTFKDGYCEVLDINVITNSIYYESNLLVGPRQDEKSVAFIAGRYLLVGKKDDDEKAQGNRYSVVSLLSTLQSQPGGIFSKMTKGSYAIIQSTVRDVEFVDGFQRVSPSESYIFLNTETDNERKVLVLCMNSAKEKKIDIIKSLQSATIRCCSDKVRPVLVACTVIPSVNGVIWAGVFSAQNQQDPENSALALYDISNVQGRVKGFCTNNEKPCGSESGSELQPLSVVFKYSSMSAVAAVRHGSWIVLFIGTSDGQLIKLILDDKFTPGCPTVLYKSYDEQAVLPRMHFDPVDYKHIYIALKKQLRRESMVSCAKYSTLKNCRAAQDPLCGWCVNTHRCSTQDECSDTSWVSIPKNSLETQLFSFQMTENSSRKITLYLSLSLESTGNPAFSCAFTRGNMKLCDGSDLSAAFPNCSCSFSDQMLYTGGLKVSVTVEDQKITEMLTLRNCSSITENSPNASYTQCVQCISAGCHWSSSLQRCEWTHGPGSQLNIKDACKHLLSEMDYSISIGDSCLHRMRENTNYFCLSSQKSSGQV from the exons ATGAGAAGATACTTTCTTGGAATACTTTTActtttgaaatattgcatttgcGTCGATGTGGTGAACTTTGATGGAGACATCAAGGACTTTGTAGTTGGTAACAGTAAGTTATTTGTTCTTACTGACCATCGACTACATCAGATGAGACGCGATCTATATGAGGAGAAGAGGAAAGACATCATTAATGCCACTGACAATAACAGAGTCAACATTCTGGTGCCTTTTGACGCGAACGGCACCCTGATAACGTGTGGGACTTTTAAAGATGGATATTGTGAAGTTCTtgatataaatgttattacaaacaGTATTTACTATGAAAGTAATTTATTGGTAGGACCAAGACAGGATGAGAAATCTGTCGCCTTCATAGCCGGTAGGTACCTTTTAGTTGGGAAAAAGGATGACGATGAAAAAGCTCAAGGTAACAGGTATTCTGTTGTTAGCTTGCTGAGCACTTTACAGTCTCAACCAGGAGGGATTttctcaaaaatgacaaaaggatCATATGCCATCATTCAGAGCACAGTGAGAGATGTGGAGTTTGTTGATGGATTCCAGAGAGTTTCGCCCTCAGAATCCTACATATTTCTCAACACAGAGACTGACAATGAGAGGAAAGTGCTCGTCCTGTGCATGAACAGcgctaaagaaaaaaagatagacATCATCAAATCCCTACAGAGTGCGACAATACGATGCTGCAGTGATAAAGTTCGTCCAGTGCTCGTCGCCTGCACCGTTATTCCCTCAGTGAACGGTGTTATTTGGGCAGGTGTGTTCAGTGCACAGAATCAGCAGGATCCGGAGAACAGCGCGCTGGCTCTGTACGACATCAGTAACGTTCAAGGCCGAGTGAAGGGCTTCTGCACTAACAATGAAAAGCCATGTGGTTCTGAG agtgGTAGTGAACTTCAGCCGCTCTCTGTGGTGTTCAAGTACAGCTCAATGTCAGCAGTGGCAGCAGTTAGACATGGATCCTGGATTGTGCTCTTCATAGGAACCAGTGATGGACAACTCATAAAG cTTATACTGGATGATAAATTCACACCAGGCTGTCCAACAGTGCTGTATAAATCTTATGATGAACAAGCAGTTCTTCCCAGAATGCACTTTGATCCAGTAGATTACAAACATATCTACATCGCTCTGAAGAAACAG TTAAGAAGAGAATCTATGGTTTCATGTGCTAAATACAGCACTCTGAAAAACTGCAGAGCTGCTCAGGATCCTCTTTGCGGCTGGTGTGTGAACACTCACAG ATGTTCTACTCAAGATGAATGCTCAGATACTTCATGGGTGTCCATCCCAAAAAACTCTCTTGagacacaactgttttcatttcagaTGACAGAGAATTCTTCAAGAAAG ATTACTCTATATCTTTCCTTGAGTCTGGAGAGCACAGGAAATCCCGCCTTCTCATGTGCCTTCACCAGAGGAAACatgaagctgtgtgacgggtctGATCTGTCTGCAGCTTTCCCAAACTGCTCCTGTAGTTTTTCTGACCAGATGCTCTATACTGGAG GTTTAAAAGTCTCTGTTACTGTTGAGGATCAGAAGATCACAGAGATGCTGACACTGAGGAACTGCTCCAGTATCACAGAAAATTCACCAAATGCTTCTTATACACA gtgtgttCAGTGTATCTCGGCTGGATGTCACTGGTCCTCTTCCTTGCAGCGTTGTGAATGGACACATGGACCCGGATCACAGTTAAACATAAAG GATGCATGTAAACATCTACTCTCTGAGATGGACTACAGT atcAGCATTGGGGATTCTTGTCTTCACAGAATGAGAGAAAATACAAACTATTTCTGCCTCAGTTCACAGAAATCATCTGGTCAAGTATGA